In the genome of bacterium, one region contains:
- the uvrA gene encoding excinuclease ABC subunit UvrA, translating to MAPSKSGHPPIRITGARTHNLRGVDIEFPAGRRTVVTGVSGSGKSSLAFDTLFAEGQRRYVESLSTYARQFIARMPRPDVDAIDHIPPAIALEQKNPVRNARSTIGTATEINDFLRLIFAKIGEIVCPDCDEPVWADTSRSVTDAIFDLGDGARFYILAPIELESAKRLDGTLREMKRQGFTRLFIGDEMVDLDAPDWKPPKGLTAFSVLIDRMAAKESARTRCADAVRQAFRVGHGRVIVRTTDGEETTYHSDLVCNSCGRQFRVPEPRLFSFSNPLGACPMCQGFGRVTGLDWDRVIPDPTLSIEEGAIAPFRGETGGEWLDWFRGMNHDFGVDLWKPWKDLSERELRIMRDGKAKWTGISGYFEYLESKRYKVQARIQIARYRGFTECEDCGGTRLVPDARAVLVGGRSIADLCRMNVLALREWFAALELSREAEQTVERPLRETRARLDYLAEVGLGYLTLDRQTRTLSGGEAQRINLATALGSALTETLYVLDEPTVGLHPRDTDRLVGVLDRLKTLGNTVVVVEHDLDVIRTADHLVDLGPAAGEHGGRIVYAGPPDKINAEATESQTARFLKTNGAEAKPAKKGKTTTRFGRREPNGWVEVQGAHENNLDFLTVKFPLGVLGVVTGVSGSGKSTLVSRCMWANYRREQGDVDVEPGKITGLAGFEQIDDVVLVDQSSIGRSSRSNAATYLKAYDGIRRLLADSRIGRRKNLTPRDFSFNVSGGRCEACEGTGTKVIDMQFLSDVEVVCDVCEGRRFQDRVLDVEWNGYNIERILNLTVEEALKVFAGYRAVTKGLEPLVDVGLGYLRLGQPTNTLSGGEAQRLKLASHLATAASKQGNLLLIFDEPTTGLHAADLEVLLRVFDKAIDRGFSLLVIEHNLELIRRADWIIDLGPEGGDAGGHVVAQGTPEQVAARKESLTGQHLARVIGK from the coding sequence TTGGCACCGTCGAAATCTGGACACCCACCGATCCGAATCACCGGCGCGCGCACGCACAACCTGCGCGGCGTGGATATCGAATTCCCGGCCGGGCGGCGCACAGTCGTGACCGGGGTCAGCGGTTCCGGCAAGTCCTCCCTGGCCTTCGATACGCTGTTTGCCGAGGGCCAGCGCCGCTACGTCGAGTCGCTTTCCACCTACGCCCGCCAGTTCATCGCCCGCATGCCGCGGCCGGATGTCGACGCGATCGATCACATCCCACCGGCGATCGCCCTCGAGCAGAAAAACCCCGTTCGGAACGCGCGGTCGACCATCGGCACGGCCACGGAGATCAACGATTTCCTACGGCTGATCTTCGCAAAGATCGGAGAGATCGTTTGCCCGGACTGCGACGAGCCGGTGTGGGCGGACACGTCGCGTTCGGTAACGGACGCGATCTTCGATCTTGGCGACGGAGCTCGCTTCTACATTCTCGCGCCGATCGAGTTGGAAAGCGCCAAGCGACTCGACGGGACGCTGCGTGAGATGAAGCGCCAGGGCTTCACGCGTCTGTTCATCGGCGACGAGATGGTTGATCTCGATGCACCGGATTGGAAACCACCGAAAGGGCTGACGGCATTCTCGGTTCTGATCGATCGCATGGCGGCAAAGGAATCCGCGCGGACACGCTGCGCCGATGCCGTGCGCCAGGCCTTCCGTGTCGGGCATGGGCGCGTGATCGTGCGGACGACCGATGGCGAGGAGACGACTTACCACTCCGACTTGGTCTGCAATTCGTGCGGTCGCCAGTTCCGCGTGCCCGAACCGCGACTGTTCAGTTTTTCCAACCCGCTCGGCGCGTGTCCGATGTGCCAGGGATTCGGCCGCGTCACGGGGCTGGACTGGGACCGCGTCATTCCCGATCCGACGCTTTCGATCGAGGAGGGCGCCATCGCGCCGTTCCGTGGCGAAACCGGCGGAGAGTGGCTCGACTGGTTCCGCGGAATGAATCACGATTTCGGCGTCGACCTGTGGAAGCCGTGGAAGGATCTCTCGGAGCGCGAGTTGCGCATCATGCGCGACGGCAAAGCGAAGTGGACCGGCATCAGCGGCTACTTCGAATACCTGGAGTCCAAACGCTACAAGGTGCAGGCGCGGATTCAGATCGCGCGTTATCGCGGATTCACGGAGTGCGAAGATTGCGGCGGCACGCGCCTGGTGCCAGATGCCCGAGCCGTCCTTGTCGGTGGCAGAAGCATCGCCGATCTGTGTCGCATGAATGTGCTCGCGTTGCGCGAGTGGTTTGCGGCGTTGGAGCTTTCGCGCGAGGCCGAGCAAACGGTCGAACGCCCTCTGCGCGAGACGCGCGCACGACTCGATTATCTGGCGGAAGTCGGTCTCGGCTACCTGACGCTCGATCGCCAGACGCGCACATTGTCAGGCGGAGAAGCCCAACGCATCAACCTCGCGACGGCACTGGGCAGTGCATTGACCGAGACGCTGTATGTGCTCGACGAACCCACCGTTGGTTTGCATCCGCGCGATACGGATCGCCTGGTCGGTGTTCTCGATCGATTGAAGACGCTCGGGAATACCGTCGTGGTCGTGGAGCATGATCTGGACGTCATCCGTACGGCGGATCACCTTGTGGATCTCGGCCCGGCCGCCGGCGAACATGGCGGGCGAATCGTGTATGCAGGACCGCCCGATAAGATCAATGCGGAAGCCACCGAGTCGCAGACCGCGCGCTTTCTGAAGACGAATGGCGCCGAAGCGAAGCCTGCGAAGAAGGGCAAGACGACAACGCGATTCGGACGACGTGAGCCGAACGGATGGGTCGAGGTGCAGGGCGCTCACGAGAACAACCTCGACTTCTTGACGGTGAAGTTTCCGCTCGGCGTGCTGGGAGTCGTGACCGGCGTCAGCGGTTCTGGAAAGTCCACGCTGGTTTCGCGCTGCATGTGGGCAAACTACCGGCGCGAGCAAGGCGACGTCGATGTCGAGCCGGGAAAGATCACCGGACTTGCCGGCTTTGAGCAAATCGATGACGTCGTTCTAGTTGATCAGTCATCCATCGGACGGTCGTCGCGGTCGAATGCCGCGACGTATTTGAAAGCCTACGATGGCATCCGACGATTACTGGCAGATTCGCGCATCGGCCGACGCAAGAATCTGACGCCGCGGGACTTCTCATTCAACGTCTCCGGCGGGCGGTGCGAGGCATGCGAGGGCACCGGCACAAAGGTCATCGACATGCAGTTTCTCTCCGACGTCGAAGTTGTTTGCGACGTGTGCGAGGGGCGCCGTTTTCAGGATCGCGTGCTCGACGTCGAATGGAACGGCTACAACATCGAACGCATTCTGAACCTGACCGTCGAGGAAGCGCTGAAGGTTTTTGCCGGCTATCGTGCCGTTACAAAAGGCCTGGAACCACTGGTCGATGTCGGTCTTGGATACCTGCGGCTGGGCCAGCCGACAAATACGTTGTCCGGTGGCGAAGCGCAGCGCCTCAAGTTGGCAAGCCACCTGGCGACGGCCGCATCAAAGCAGGGCAATCTGCTGCTCATTTTTGATGAGCCAACAACCGGGCTGCATGCCGCGGATCTCGAGGTACTGCTGCGTGTATTCGATAAGGCAATCGACCGCGGCTTCTCGCTGCTGGTCATCGAGCACAATCTCGAACTGATTCGCCGCGCGGACTGGATCATCGACCTCGGCCCGGAAGGCGGCGACGCCGGCGGCCACGTGGTGGCTCAAGGAACTCCAGAACAAGTCGCTGCCCGCAAAGAGAGCCTAACCGGCCAGCACCTGGCGCGGGTTATTGGAAAATAG
- the thiC gene encoding phosphomethylpyrimidine synthase ThiC: MSITDSNKSKAALQAELITREPFPNSRKIYVEGSDPSIRVPMREISQAVTTAGMMSGKPVDVPNPPIAVYDTSGPYTDPDAKIDIRKGLPALRDKWIEERGDTERLGDYTSDYTRRRWSDSATEAIRFPVSRQPRRAKAGKRVTQMHYARQGIITPEMEHIAIRENMKNEALGEVLRQHPGENFGAAIPKVITPEFVRDEVARGRAIIPANINHPEIEPMIIGRNFLVKINANIGNSAVSSSIEEEVEKMVWAVRWGSDTVMDLSTGPNIHETREWILRNSPAPIGTVPMYQALEKVDGRPEELTWDIFRDTLIEQAEQGVDYFTIHAGVLLRFIPLTAKRRTGIVSRGGSIIAKWCLAHHKENFLYTHWDEICEIMAAYDVAFSIGDGLRPGSIEDANDEPQYGELKVQGDLTRRAWEFDVQVMNEGPGHVPMHMIKDNMDKQLEWCGEAPFYTLGPLTTDIAPGYDHITSAIGAAMIGWYGTAMLCYVTPKEHLGLPDKNDVREGVVTYKIAAHAADLAKGHPGAQARDNALSKARFEFRWDDQFNLSLDPEKAKSFHDETLPAEGAKVAHFCSMCGPKFCSMEITQQIRDYADEHGYSAEEARAKGMEEMSEEFKDKGGEIYLPD; encoded by the coding sequence ATGTCGATTACCGACTCCAATAAGTCCAAAGCGGCCCTTCAGGCCGAATTGATTACCCGCGAGCCGTTTCCAAACTCGCGCAAGATCTACGTCGAGGGCAGCGACCCATCGATCCGCGTGCCGATGCGCGAGATTTCCCAGGCGGTCACCACGGCCGGCATGATGAGCGGCAAGCCCGTCGATGTGCCGAATCCGCCGATTGCCGTTTATGATACGTCCGGTCCCTATACTGACCCGGACGCAAAGATCGACATTCGGAAGGGACTGCCGGCGCTTCGCGACAAGTGGATCGAGGAGCGCGGCGACACCGAGCGGCTCGGCGATTACACGTCCGACTATACGCGCCGCCGTTGGAGCGACTCCGCGACCGAGGCGATCCGGTTCCCAGTTTCCCGTCAGCCGCGCCGCGCGAAGGCCGGCAAGCGTGTCACTCAGATGCACTACGCGCGCCAGGGCATCATCACGCCCGAAATGGAACACATCGCGATCCGCGAGAACATGAAGAACGAAGCGCTGGGCGAAGTGTTGCGCCAGCACCCGGGCGAAAACTTCGGCGCGGCGATCCCGAAGGTCATCACGCCGGAATTCGTTCGCGACGAGGTGGCGCGCGGCCGCGCGATCATCCCCGCGAACATCAATCACCCGGAAATCGAGCCGATGATCATCGGGCGGAACTTCCTGGTGAAGATCAACGCGAACATCGGCAACTCGGCCGTGTCGTCCTCGATCGAGGAAGAAGTCGAGAAGATGGTGTGGGCGGTGCGTTGGGGGTCGGACACGGTGATGGACTTGTCCACCGGCCCGAACATTCATGAAACGCGCGAGTGGATTCTGCGCAACTCGCCGGCGCCAATCGGGACCGTCCCGATGTACCAGGCACTGGAGAAAGTCGACGGCCGACCGGAAGAACTGACCTGGGACATCTTCCGCGACACGCTGATCGAGCAGGCCGAGCAGGGCGTGGACTACTTCACGATTCACGCGGGGGTGCTGCTGCGGTTCATTCCGCTGACCGCAAAGCGCCGCACGGGCATCGTCAGCCGCGGCGGATCGATCATCGCCAAGTGGTGCCTGGCGCATCACAAGGAGAACTTCCTCTACACGCACTGGGACGAAATCTGCGAGATCATGGCGGCCTACGATGTGGCTTTCTCGATCGGCGACGGTCTGCGCCCGGGCAGCATCGAAGATGCAAACGACGAACCACAGTACGGCGAGTTGAAAGTCCAAGGCGATCTGACGCGCCGCGCGTGGGAGTTCGACGTGCAGGTCATGAACGAAGGTCCCGGGCACGTTCCCATGCACATGATCAAGGACAACATGGACAAGCAGCTCGAGTGGTGCGGCGAAGCGCCTTTCTACACGCTCGGGCCGCTGACGACGGACATTGCGCCAGGCTACGATCACATCACGTCGGCGATCGGCGCCGCGATGATTGGATGGTACGGCACTGCGATGCTTTGCTATGTGACACCGAAGGAGCATCTCGGTCTGCCGGACAAGAACGACGTCCGCGAAGGCGTGGTGACGTACAAGATCGCCGCCCACGCGGCCGACCTGGCAAAGGGACATCCCGGCGCGCAGGCCCGCGACAATGCGCTGTCCAAAGCGCGCTTCGAGTTCCGCTGGGACGACCAGTTCAACCTGTCGCTGGATCCGGAGAAGGCGAAGTCCTTCCACGACGAGACGCTTCCCGCCGAGGGCGCGAAAGTCGCCCACTTCTGCTCCATGTGCGGGCCGAAGTTCTGCTCGATGGAAATCACCCAGCAGATCCGCGACTACGCCGACGAGCACGGGTATTCCGCCGAGGAAGCTAGGGCCAAGGGCATGGAAGAAATGAGCGAAGAGTTCAAAGATAAGGGCGGCGAGATTTACCTGCCGGATTGA
- a CDS encoding sodium:solute symporter: MKVSFIDLGIIAIYLLGTVAFGFLFLKKSKSSEGFTAANRSLPGWACGMSILATYVSSISFLAIPGNAMGTNWNAYVFSLSLPIATLLAVKFFVPLYRSRNEVSAYSYLEARFGTWARIYASSCYLLTQIARMGTVMYLMALPVSELLGINIIWIIIITGIAVSVYTLVGGLEAVVWNDTIQGFLLAIGALACLGILMFGMPEGPGQVFRIGAENHKFSLGSFGLDLTKSTFWVVMIYGVFINLQNFGIDQSYIQRFISAKSDKEATLSTWMGGLLYIPVSALFFLIGTALFAYYKVQPDLIPAEYLQPGNSDKVFPYFIVNGLPTGATGLLIAAIFAAAMSTVSTSVNSAATVVYSDFYKRLIRPNATEKQSMMVLYGTTIVLGILGILLALAMINVKSALDVWWKLAGIFSGGMLGLFLLGYFSRFTRNTEAVIGVVAGVLVITWMSLSSWKPELLGGLASPLHSYMTIVFGTSTIVLVGFLLTLAFGRKNAAGTQA; this comes from the coding sequence ATGAAAGTATCATTCATTGATTTGGGAATCATTGCGATCTACTTGCTCGGTACAGTCGCATTCGGTTTCCTGTTTCTGAAAAAGAGCAAGAGTTCCGAAGGGTTCACGGCAGCGAACCGATCGCTTCCCGGGTGGGCATGCGGCATGTCCATCCTGGCGACCTATGTCAGCAGCATTAGCTTCCTCGCCATTCCCGGCAACGCGATGGGGACGAACTGGAATGCCTATGTGTTTTCCCTCTCGCTGCCGATCGCCACACTCCTGGCGGTGAAGTTCTTCGTCCCCCTGTACCGTAGTAGGAACGAAGTCTCCGCCTACAGCTATCTTGAAGCACGATTCGGAACGTGGGCGCGCATCTATGCTAGTAGCTGCTATCTCCTGACTCAGATCGCTCGCATGGGAACAGTCATGTACTTGATGGCCTTGCCGGTCAGCGAGTTGCTCGGCATCAACATCATCTGGATCATCATCATCACAGGCATCGCCGTCTCCGTTTACACTCTCGTGGGCGGATTGGAAGCGGTTGTCTGGAATGATACGATCCAGGGGTTCCTGCTCGCCATTGGTGCGCTGGCATGTCTCGGCATCCTGATGTTCGGCATGCCCGAGGGTCCCGGCCAAGTCTTCCGCATCGGTGCGGAGAATCACAAATTCAGCCTTGGCAGCTTCGGACTCGATCTGACCAAGTCGACATTCTGGGTCGTGATGATTTACGGCGTTTTCATCAACCTTCAGAACTTCGGCATCGACCAGAGCTACATCCAACGCTTCATCTCCGCGAAGTCCGACAAGGAAGCGACTCTCTCGACCTGGATGGGCGGACTTCTTTACATCCCGGTTTCGGCCCTCTTCTTCCTCATCGGAACGGCCCTCTTCGCCTACTACAAGGTTCAGCCCGATCTGATCCCGGCCGAGTACCTTCAGCCCGGGAACTCGGACAAGGTCTTCCCGTACTTCATCGTCAACGGGTTGCCGACGGGTGCGACGGGCCTACTCATCGCCGCCATCTTCGCCGCCGCCATGAGTACCGTCTCCACCAGCGTGAACAGCGCCGCCACCGTGGTCTATTCCGACTTCTACAAGCGCCTGATTCGCCCTAATGCTACCGAAAAGCAGTCGATGATGGTTCTCTACGGAACGACGATCGTCCTTGGCATTCTGGGAATCCTCCTGGCACTAGCCATGATCAACGTGAAGAGCGCGCTCGATGTGTGGTGGAAGCTCGCCGGCATCTTCAGCGGCGGTATGCTCGGTCTGTTCCTGCTCGGCTACTTCTCGCGCTTCACGCGCAACACCGAAGCGGTCATCGGCGTCGTCGCCGGCGTCCTGGTGATTACCTGGATGAGCCTTTCCTCCTGGAAGCCAGAGCTTCTCGGGGGGCTGGCCAGCCCGCTGCACAGCTACATGACGATCGTCTTCGGCACGTCGACCATCGTCCTTGTCGGCTTCCTGCTGACGTTGGCTTTCGGCAGAAAAAACGCCGCCGGGACACAAGCTTAA
- a CDS encoding GntR family transcriptional regulator, producing MKIRDRGKKEEAMGAHDEITRPRPPAAARPNGNSPKPQYLRIADDLEKRIRTSVYAPNDPLPTFNELCAEYQVSLATVNKAIQELDSRGCVIRVRGKGVFAASREHRESSDGKAATAHMSIGLVIPDLANPYFASMAKKIQALLHAEQYTVITHSTDGSLQLWNQYLNRLISNRVNGIIIVPLDTSGTEKEIVLWRLKIARIPFIYMNSNYPRVPTDYVKSDVSQGVRDVAEYLVSLGHTRFGCISAQPFMNLTRKKMDVFRDALHEHGIELREEDMIVSSFEHDEGGHEAARHLLSRPVGERPTAIFATNDVIAFGVTAAAKDLGLKVPDDVSVVGFDNIEATRFTSPPLTTVEQPVDRISAKAAELILKRIQGKLPADFQEHIFRPQFIERGSCRPFKETNSGKK from the coding sequence ATGAAGATTCGGGACCGCGGAAAGAAAGAAGAAGCCATGGGAGCTCATGACGAAATAACACGGCCAAGGCCTCCGGCTGCGGCACGTCCAAACGGGAACTCGCCAAAGCCACAGTATCTGAGGATTGCAGATGATCTGGAGAAGCGCATCCGAACCTCGGTCTATGCCCCGAATGATCCGCTGCCGACGTTCAATGAGTTGTGCGCGGAGTACCAGGTCAGCCTCGCCACGGTGAATAAGGCGATTCAGGAGTTGGATAGCCGCGGATGCGTGATCCGCGTTCGGGGCAAGGGCGTTTTCGCGGCTTCTCGCGAGCATCGGGAGAGCTCCGATGGCAAGGCCGCCACGGCTCACATGAGCATTGGTCTCGTGATTCCCGATCTGGCCAATCCCTACTTCGCATCGATGGCGAAGAAGATCCAGGCCTTGCTGCACGCCGAGCAGTACACGGTGATCACCCACAGTACGGACGGCAGTCTCCAACTCTGGAATCAGTACTTGAACCGCCTGATCAGCAATCGTGTGAATGGGATCATCATCGTCCCGCTGGATACCAGCGGAACCGAAAAAGAGATCGTGCTGTGGCGTCTGAAGATCGCGCGCATTCCATTCATCTATATGAACTCGAATTACCCGCGCGTACCAACTGACTATGTGAAATCCGATGTCAGCCAGGGCGTTCGAGATGTTGCCGAGTACCTGGTCTCGCTCGGGCACACGCGTTTCGGCTGCATCAGTGCCCAGCCCTTCATGAATCTGACTCGGAAGAAGATGGATGTCTTCCGCGATGCGCTGCACGAGCACGGAATCGAGCTTCGCGAAGAAGATATGATCGTCAGTTCCTTCGAGCATGACGAGGGCGGACATGAGGCCGCTCGACACCTTCTCTCTCGCCCGGTGGGTGAGCGTCCGACAGCGATCTTCGCCACCAACGACGTCATCGCCTTCGGCGTGACGGCTGCAGCGAAAGACTTAGGCCTGAAGGTTCCGGACGATGTGTCCGTCGTTGGTTTTGACAATATCGAAGCGACTCGGTTCACTTCTCCCCCACTGACGACCGTGGAGCAGCCGGTCGACCGAATCTCAGCCAAGGCGGCCGAACTGATTCTGAAGCGAATCCAGGGGAAACTCCCCGCAGACTTCCAAGAGCATATTTTCCGACCGCAGTTCATTGAACGCGGAAGTTGCCGACCATTCAAAGAGACGAATTCCGGCAAGAAATGA
- a CDS encoding dihydrodipicolinate synthase family protein, producing the protein MFFCRNYGRQLAILRWKDLVLLELMANFLWYSSLHISVDFSDLYLYSSFTVLERTNVRFCILSTRRHSLNRSLLHGVVVPLVTPLCENGECDVEAVHRLVNHVVQGGVDGVMPTGTTGEALALSPTTRRRLVEAVVEAAAGRVPVVVGIGSTSLEQVLDLCEHAGEAGAQAVALHPPPYFPLDDASLSQFYQAVIDRSPVPVELYTIPSFTGNGLSLELVDELMGREKVIALKDSTGDPHYRVQAIEVARKHGKGVLAGDEMAIVEAASEGAIGIVPSTANLLPGQFAHLWKLCIEESWAEARALQKVLNEPIADAIAQGGWLGMMRKLKSALFDKAICSPCMASVFAASPKEELI; encoded by the coding sequence ATGTTTTTTTGCCGCAACTATGGGCGCCAACTGGCGATATTGAGATGGAAAGACTTGGTTTTATTGGAGTTGATGGCCAATTTCTTGTGGTATAGTTCTCTGCACATTTCTGTTGACTTCAGTGATCTCTATTTGTACTCGTCGTTCACGGTTTTGGAGCGGACCAATGTTCGTTTCTGCATCTTATCGACAAGGAGGCATTCATTGAATCGCAGTCTACTCCATGGCGTCGTTGTTCCTCTTGTCACACCTCTCTGCGAGAATGGAGAGTGTGATGTGGAGGCCGTCCATCGGCTGGTGAATCATGTGGTGCAGGGTGGAGTTGACGGGGTGATGCCGACAGGGACGACTGGTGAAGCATTGGCGCTTTCGCCGACAACGCGCCGGAGGCTGGTAGAGGCGGTGGTAGAAGCTGCCGCCGGCCGCGTGCCTGTCGTTGTGGGCATCGGCTCGACGTCTCTCGAGCAGGTTCTCGACCTCTGTGAGCATGCCGGCGAGGCTGGCGCGCAGGCGGTGGCCCTGCATCCCCCCCCCTACTTCCCGCTGGACGATGCTTCGCTTTCTCAGTTCTACCAGGCGGTCATCGATCGCAGTCCGGTGCCGGTGGAGCTTTACACAATTCCATCGTTTACCGGAAACGGCCTTTCGCTGGAGCTAGTTGATGAACTGATGGGTCGCGAGAAGGTCATCGCGCTGAAAGACAGCACGGGGGATCCGCATTATCGAGTCCAGGCAATCGAAGTCGCACGCAAGCATGGCAAGGGTGTGCTGGCGGGCGACGAGATGGCCATTGTTGAGGCAGCCAGCGAAGGTGCCATCGGCATCGTTCCGTCGACTGCCAACTTGTTACCCGGACAATTCGCGCATTTGTGGAAGCTCTGTATCGAGGAGAGCTGGGCTGAAGCCCGAGCGCTTCAGAAGGTTCTCAACGAGCCGATTGCGGACGCCATTGCGCAGGGAGGATGGCTCGGCATGATGCGCAAGCTGAAGTCGGCCCTCTTCGACAAGGCGATCTGTTCTCCCTGCATGGCGTCCGTTTTTGCCGCCTCTCCAAAAGAGGAACTCATCTAG
- a CDS encoding prepilin-type N-terminal cleavage/methylation domain-containing protein, which yields MQKQKAGFTLIELLIVVAIIAILAAIAVPNFLEAQTRSKVSRVHADQRTIVTAIESYSIDWNRYPPASRPFGNTRVRNRVIDRYIMMTTPVAYITTIPKDVFWNGREQNIPLTWGADVFDYFERQSTPLVTNPWGPDSELQSALWFLSSWGPDGEIDSDNNATGPSGDGPYYMHIQYDPTNGSISDGDISRWGP from the coding sequence ATTCAAAAGCAGAAAGCAGGATTCACACTGATCGAACTTCTGATCGTGGTCGCGATTATCGCAATCCTGGCGGCTATTGCGGTTCCGAACTTCCTTGAGGCGCAGACGCGTTCCAAGGTCAGCCGCGTTCATGCCGACCAGCGCACGATTGTCACGGCCATCGAATCCTACTCCATCGACTGGAACCGCTATCCGCCGGCATCGCGTCCGTTCGGAAACACGCGCGTTCGCAATCGGGTCATCGATCGCTACATCATGATGACCACTCCCGTCGCCTACATCACGACGATCCCGAAGGATGTCTTCTGGAATGGTCGTGAGCAAAACATCCCCCTGACCTGGGGAGCGGACGTGTTCGATTACTTCGAGCGCCAGTCGACTCCGCTCGTCACAAACCCTTGGGGACCGGATTCAGAGCTTCAGTCCGCCCTATGGTTCCTCAGTTCCTGGGGACCGGATGGCGAGATCGATAGCGACAACAATGCAACGGGCCCAAGTGGCGACGGTCCGTACTACATGCACATCCAGTACGATCCAACGAACGGTTCGATCAGTGATGGAGACATCTCGCGCTGGGGACCGTAA